The following proteins are co-located in the Desulfobacterales bacterium genome:
- the prxU gene encoding thioredoxin-dependent peroxiredoxin (Most members of this family contain a selenocysteine.) codes for MPTEEAVGCARPTGGPVGEPAQEKAPAGQEPFSTQEVKKMVEVGKKAPDFAAPAYYQGKFVSVNLSEYLGKWVVLCFYPGDFTFVUATEISAVAEKYKEFQNLDVEVLSMSIDSVFVHKMWNDNELSKMVDGGVPFPMLSDAGGRVGKVFGVFDEDAGVEARGRFIIDPDGVIQGYEVLTPPVGRNVAESLRQIQAFQHVRKTEGAEATPSGWRPGKTTLKPGPDLVGRVWEVWKTSEAFE; via the coding sequence ATGCCAACAGAAGAGGCGGTCGGATGTGCACGGCCGACAGGCGGCCCGGTGGGTGAACCCGCTCAGGAAAAAGCACCTGCAGGACAGGAACCATTTTCGACACAGGAGGTTAAAAAGATGGTGGAAGTCGGCAAGAAGGCGCCGGATTTTGCAGCGCCCGCTTATTATCAGGGAAAGTTTGTTTCAGTGAATCTGTCCGAATATCTGGGCAAATGGGTGGTTTTGTGCTTCTACCCGGGCGACTTCACCTTTGTTTGAGCGACCGAGATTTCGGCAGTTGCCGAAAAATACAAAGAGTTCCAGAACCTGGACGTCGAAGTCCTGTCCATGAGCATTGACAGCGTGTTCGTCCATAAGATGTGGAATGACAATGAACTTTCCAAAATGGTGGACGGCGGTGTGCCTTTCCCGATGCTCTCTGATGCCGGCGGCCGCGTCGGCAAGGTCTTTGGGGTGTTTGACGAGGATGCCGGGGTCGAGGCCCGGGGCCGTTTCATCATCGACCCGGATGGGGTCATCCAGGGCTACGAGGTACTTACCCCGCCGGTGGGCAGAAACGTGGCCGAAAGCCTCCGCCAGATTCAGGCGTTCCAGCATGTCCGGAAAACCGAGGGCGCAGAGGCCACGCCGTCCGGATGGCGGCCCGGCAAGACGACCCTCAAGCCCGGCCCCGATTTGGTGGGCAGAGTGTGGGAGGTATGGAAGACAAGCGAGGCATTCGAGTAG
- a CDS encoding class I SAM-dependent methyltransferase — MADIVSNPEAYFEGLIPDRDALLRDLEAEAAAEEIPIVGPVVGELLFVLARATGAKHILELGAATGYSAIYLGRACEPAGGRVVTFEYDPAMAARARENIDQAGLSRTVSVRDGNALTQLGELDGQSDFVFMDIEKEDYHKALKELEPLVRPSGLLVADNTGFRDADAFNRMMHANPAWRSVQLFSFLPMHSGIYDGLCLAVRI; from the coding sequence ATGGCAGATATTGTTTCCAATCCGGAAGCGTATTTTGAGGGCCTGATTCCGGATCGGGATGCGCTTTTACGAGACCTGGAGGCCGAAGCCGCGGCTGAAGAGATCCCGATTGTCGGTCCGGTGGTGGGCGAGCTTTTGTTTGTGCTGGCCCGGGCGACCGGAGCGAAGCATATCCTGGAATTGGGCGCAGCCACCGGTTATTCGGCTATTTATCTGGGACGGGCGTGCGAGCCGGCCGGCGGCCGGGTGGTGACTTTTGAATATGATCCCGCCATGGCCGCGCGGGCCCGGGAAAATATTGATCAGGCCGGTCTCTCCCGAACCGTGTCGGTCCGCGACGGCAATGCGCTGACGCAGTTGGGGGAGCTCGACGGTCAGTCTGATTTCGTCTTCATGGATATCGAAAAAGAGGATTACCACAAGGCGTTAAAGGAGCTTGAGCCGTTGGTACGCCCCTCCGGACTGTTGGTGGCGGACAACACCGGGTTCAGGGATGCGGATGCCTTCAACCGGATGATGCACGCCAATCCCGCCTGGCGCAGCGTTCAGCTGTTTTCCTTCCTTCCCATGCATTCCGGCATTTATGACGGTCTGTGCCTGGCCGTCCGCATCTGA